In the genome of Paenibacillus pabuli, one region contains:
- the dhaK gene encoding dihydroxyacetone kinase subunit DhaK: MKKIINQAENVVMEMCNGIALAHPELEFLKKYKVIKRREINGDKVSLISGGGSGHEPAHAGYVGKGMLDAAVCGDVFASPSQIQVYQAIKATASRKGTLLIIKNYSGDMMNFKNAAHLAEEDGIDVQYVRVEDDIAVQDSLYTVGRRGVAGTVLVHKIAGAAAEEGRSLAEVKAVADKAAQNVRSIGFGFTSCTVPAKGTPTFEIAEDEMEFGVGIHGEPGIRREKLVSADELAGRMVQALLADMNLDNEASAEIAVLVNGFGATPLQELYLLNNSVQRELAQRSGLVVATTFVGNYMTSIDMAGASVTILKLDDELKTLLFKESDTPAFKVSGPPAAQVAYSEALEAVVTEDAPVSYEVETPASSAVINNNQFSLDNIVYLIDKMSEIIIKNEVPFCELDSHAGDGDFGMSVAKGFRQLKREWNHIVNEEKKDIGSFLGACSLVIMEYCGGASGPIWGSAFRAAGKAVGDKQQLNVAEFADMIQAAVQGIQSTGERSFGRGAVVGDKTLIDALVPCADSWTQSATSGDDFKTAFAKGAEAAVKGAKKTEDIVARMGRAGTVGDRSLGYPDAGAYALGVIFTELSESVK; encoded by the coding sequence ATGAAAAAAATCATCAATCAGGCTGAAAATGTTGTCATGGAAATGTGCAACGGGATTGCGCTGGCGCACCCGGAGCTTGAATTTTTGAAAAAATATAAAGTGATTAAACGCAGAGAGATTAATGGGGATAAAGTCAGCCTCATCAGCGGCGGCGGTAGTGGTCATGAACCTGCTCATGCAGGTTATGTTGGCAAAGGCATGCTGGATGCTGCGGTTTGTGGAGATGTATTCGCATCTCCTTCCCAGATTCAGGTATATCAGGCGATCAAGGCCACAGCCAGCAGGAAGGGTACGCTGCTAATTATCAAGAATTACAGCGGCGACATGATGAACTTCAAGAATGCAGCGCATCTGGCAGAGGAAGATGGCATTGACGTGCAATATGTACGGGTTGAGGATGATATTGCTGTACAAGACAGTCTGTATACAGTAGGACGCCGCGGCGTTGCAGGAACCGTTTTGGTGCACAAAATCGCTGGAGCCGCAGCCGAAGAAGGCCGCAGCCTGGCAGAGGTGAAAGCCGTTGCGGATAAAGCAGCTCAGAACGTACGCAGCATCGGATTTGGATTCACCTCCTGTACGGTGCCTGCCAAAGGAACACCGACATTTGAAATCGCTGAAGATGAGATGGAATTCGGGGTAGGCATTCATGGTGAGCCAGGCATTCGCCGCGAGAAGCTTGTATCTGCGGATGAGCTTGCAGGACGCATGGTTCAAGCGCTGCTTGCAGACATGAATCTGGACAACGAGGCATCCGCTGAGATTGCTGTGCTCGTCAATGGCTTCGGTGCTACACCTTTACAGGAGCTTTATCTGCTTAACAATTCGGTTCAGCGTGAGCTGGCACAGCGTTCAGGTCTAGTTGTAGCCACTACGTTTGTGGGCAATTACATGACAAGCATCGATATGGCAGGTGCATCGGTAACCATCCTCAAACTGGACGATGAATTGAAAACGTTGCTGTTCAAGGAAAGTGATACACCGGCGTTCAAAGTGTCTGGTCCTCCGGCAGCGCAAGTGGCATATTCCGAAGCGCTGGAAGCTGTCGTGACTGAAGATGCGCCTGTATCCTACGAAGTGGAGACACCGGCATCTTCTGCGGTAATCAACAACAATCAATTCTCCCTGGATAATATCGTCTACCTGATCGATAAGATGAGTGAGATCATCATTAAGAACGAAGTCCCGTTCTGTGAACTGGATTCCCATGCAGGTGACGGCGACTTTGGCATGAGCGTAGCGAAGGGCTTCAGACAGCTCAAACGCGAATGGAACCATATCGTGAACGAAGAGAAAAAGGATATCGGTTCATTCCTGGGTGCATGCTCTCTTGTCATTATGGAATACTGCGGTGGAGCATCCGGCCCAATCTGGGGTTCGGCATTCCGTGCAGCCGGCAAAGCCGTAGGTGACAAGCAGCAATTGAACGTTGCAGAGTTCGCTGACATGATACAGGCGGCAGTACAGGGGATTCAATCCACAGGAGAGCGTTCCTTTGGACGTGGTGCCGTTGTGGGTGACAAAACCTTGATTGACGCACTTGTCCCTTGTGCAGACTCATGGACGCAAAGTGCAACGTCTGGAGATGACTTCAAAACGGCGTTTGCCAAAGGAGCGGAAGCGGCAGTAAAAGGCGCGAAGAAAACAGAAGACATCGTGGCACGCATGGGCCGCGCGGGTACGGTTGGCGATCGCAGTCTGGGCTACCCGGATGCTGGCGCATATGCGCTCGGTGTCATATTCACAGAGTTGTCTGAGTCAGTGAAATAA
- a CDS encoding TetR/AcrR family transcriptional regulator produces MKKQPQITEKTRQTFINVFCELYSQKPIEKISVQEITNKAGYNRSTFYQYFTDIYELLDFVENDLLNYIKEELAKKELSSHTVQDTLHCLENKEYLSVLNAFLGDYGSIRFLERLKREITLGRLELNLPPNSPLTPYLIEFHISTSLSLFRLWIQRQKDLSPEEFFELVDNLYTKGTTAYSTK; encoded by the coding sequence ATGAAAAAGCAGCCCCAGATCACGGAAAAAACAAGACAAACGTTTATCAATGTTTTTTGTGAGTTATATAGTCAAAAGCCGATTGAAAAAATCTCGGTTCAAGAGATTACGAATAAGGCGGGATATAACCGCAGCACATTTTATCAATACTTTACTGATATTTACGAATTGTTAGACTTTGTTGAAAATGACTTATTGAACTACATAAAAGAAGAATTGGCGAAAAAAGAGCTATCTTCCCATACTGTTCAAGATACGCTTCATTGTTTGGAAAACAAGGAATATCTTTCGGTACTCAATGCCTTTTTGGGCGACTATGGCAGTATTCGTTTTTTAGAACGCTTGAAAAGAGAAATCACCCTTGGCAGATTGGAATTAAATTTACCGCCAAACAGCCCCTTAACGCCATACCTGATCGAGTTTCACATTTCAACATCACTCTCTTTATTTCGTCTTTGGATCCAGCGACAAAAGGATTTATCGCCAGAAGAATTTTTTGAGTTAGTGGATAATCTATATACAAAAGGGACAACGGCATATTCAACAAAATAA